The Triticum aestivum cultivar Chinese Spring chromosome 4B, IWGSC CS RefSeq v2.1, whole genome shotgun sequence sequence GTCTTGAGAAATAGTTTAGTTGGCCCTGGCAGTGACCATGGAGATGTTGGCATTACGGCCAAACCTAGCGACCTTGCAGTCGGTGGCAAAGATGTCGGATGAGACAAAGCTTGCTACACCCCCCATCACCGGCATGCTAGAACTCACGTTAAACTTGTTTATATAGTCGGGGCGGTAGGTTTGGCCGAGAACACCGTGAACATCGCCAGTCAGGTCATAGAACTTAAACCCAATGTCCAGATGTGCGAGACTATCATCCTCTGTCGCACCGTAGTTGTGAACACGCGAGTCCTCCTTCGTGATGGGCACCACTTTAGTCATGATGTCGAACACACCCTTAAGCTCAACCCTAACGTTGTTGGTCATGGAGATCCTCGTGACGGTCAGGCCGGGCACAACAGTGGACTGCCACTGTGCACCAATGTCACCAGCGACGTCAATCGGTGCTCCGTCAAAGGCCAACTCGAGGCGATCGACGTCATTGTTCCACTTGGCGGTCTTCTTGGCACCCACGTAGAGGCGGTGGTCGGCGAAGCGGACACCTACGGCCTGGATCCATGTGAAGTCGCGGCTCATGGACGGGTCGCGTTTGCCGATGAAGTGAGCGTTGATATGGAGGTCGGCATCAGAGACGACACAGAAATCCTGGTCCTTCGTGCCGTGGAAGTAGAAGTTATTGCCGTCAGCGCCAGTGAAGCGGGGGTCGCCGCAGATAAACCCAGGGTAGAAGTCACACACTTCAAGAAGGTTTTGTCGTTAGTATCATCATAAAATAGAACGTCACTACCGGTCTAGAGCATTATCATTGCAATAATTAAAACGTCGTGCATCTTCAGATGGATGTTGAGGTCTAAGACCGAAGTGTCCTCGATCTACCATCATTTAAAGAAAAGGGCATGCATAGCTTGAGGCTAGGGAAAGATTGGGATGTCTCACAGCAGTATGTCTTGCAGGAGGAGCAGACAACAAAGCACTCCTCGGGACAGCGCTTAGGGCAGGTGGCCACGCAGGGGTGGAAGTCGCAGGTGAGAGTCTGAGCCCTCTTGCCGAACCGTCCAGGGTGGATCACGAGGGAGTTCGGGGGCAGCGGGCGGCGCGGCTGCGCTGCCGCAGAGGACACGGCGGCGCACAGCACCATCAGCACGGTGGCGACTGCTCCCATGCACGACATTGCTACGTACCCGGGGCCTGCGTGTGCTAGCTTAATTGGCTTATCTCTGTTCGCTAGTATGCATGTGGGGAGCTCGTTGTGAGTTTGATAAGATGGATGCCTGCGTTGCACAAGGGAATTTATAGGATGCGCGGGAGGATGTGATTGGTCGAAGCTGCGAAAGATGGTCATTGACTTATTGTTGCGCGCAACCCATGATGCATCCATGTGATTGACAACGTATGCACGTTTGGGAGATCGATCCTGGACGCAAAGCGACTGACATCGCTTAGCATCGCACCAACTAGAAGATCGAACGCCTACGTAAGCAGATTTGTCTACTAATTTCTCTGTTCGAGAGGAAACAATTAGGTTGCGCTTAAGCACACTTAGGTGCGGCCACAGCCAAATGCCTCGCCTAGAGCCTAAAAGAAGTCTAGTCGAGGCAAGCGAAAAATTGTTCACTCCTGCAAGAAATCATTCCATATCATAACGGTCCAATTTGGTCAATATGCCATATTATTCTTCTCATAAAAGATGCCATATTCCAACAATAGCGGGTAGTTTACCTGAAAAAAGCTAATGGGGGCCGGCTCCAGGTAGCCCGGTATTAAAATGATGTATTTGTATGTCCAAGGAAATTTAAAGAAAAAAGACAAATATGTATTTGTGATATGTATGTCCAAGGTGAATACACATGCACATACTTTCACACGTGGCATACGAAAAAAGACAAATATGTATTTGCGCCgattttttttttgggggggggggggggggggggctggattTTTGCTTTTTCTGTGTAGCTTACaagtcaaaaaaaaattcaaacaaaattttACAAATCCGTCCTGAACAACTACAAGTTTTAGGAAAAAAAATCCAATTTGTTATAACTTTTGAATGTGGTTTATAGTATATTTTTTAAATAGCAAGCCAATTGGAGCTGGACGGCCACAAATCCACACTCGTAGTTTACCCCTTTTCATGTCCTACACTGATGTCTATACGCATATAATCCATAAAATAAACCAATGATAGTCAAACTGTACAACCACCTTGGTTGTTCCTAAGCCCTAAGTGTAAATCTAGAAGACCAACTCAATATAAAAACAACATGTATTTGTGATATGTAGGAAGTGCTAGAACTAGAGTAGGAGGACAAAAGAAAAACTAAAGAGTACTTTgcacatgacatcatgctgacataaGGGAAGTACCATTATGTCAGCGTGAAAGTCAATTCCTTTTTTTTCTAGAAGGCCGGTAAATTTTATTCAAGATAATGTTAAACGTTACATTCTCACATACTAGTACTGGCCAATCAGTAGGCTGATTACATTAACCGGTTTTGTCTTGAGCAATAGTTTAGTTGGCCCTGGCTGTGATCATGGAGACGTCGCCATTATGGCTGAACCTAGGGACCTTGCAGTCGGTGAAAGATGTCAGAAGAGacatacactagtgcagaaccgggcaatagcaccggttcgtaaggctttttagtgccggttccataaccggcactaaagtgtgggcactaaagctcccccctcccccctttagtaccgattcagcacgaaccggtgctaaagtgcaaccacgtggcacgagtcagctccgggggcctggagccctttagtaccggttggtaagaccaaccggtactatacggtttggggtttttttagttttatgatttcttttttatttaattttgtgtttccattttaattcttttttatttgctggtattttacgatactacacattgtacacgttatgcatatatatatatatataatttctagtagaaccaatcatgcatatatatatcatcaatgtcttacaaaccaccatattaattaattcacacatacacacatgtatagttatatataatttctcctacatatgcatgttgccttcggagccagtggcattagcctaattggtgccttcggagcacgatgacagttggaagtggttttcatgggggcggtagtgggtaatagtattctcccttcggatttatgacctggtcgagcaaaaatcccgctatttcctcttgaagtgcttctacgcgctccgtttctaggagcttctcccgcacctctctgaactgttaagaaggagatcaatatgcatgtgtattagttgtgtgactagatatcgataatggtgtaaaaattgtgaatagtgttctgacaagcgtacccattcctgtctttgagatctgctcctttcggacgccatcatgcgaatgttctcgcaaacgcagaatgcacacagatcagtcccctgcgcctgcttcagggcctttacgagaatggaatttgatcagataataattaatcaagcatgataattaaagagatggcagctagctagctagctagtactacttaattacttaccttgggtcgaaaccatttaagcttttttttccattcgccttccgtgacgctgatgaaccttgcccaagccctgcccgccgacaaagaaaatgaataaaggggttattaaatagttcatatcatgaaatgacgaactaaataggccgagatatatagttaataatgattgaaattacctgttgactatcccaaacaagatgttatagtcagtattttctttgagtagtgagtccagtatttcaactgttccggcgtcaactttaatgatacacaagatccagtgaaatctgcatgcacacacgtttgcatgtcttaattaagcgggcatatgtaagcaaaaacatgtagctagctagtaggcaaaaacagagaatttgtagtacaagacagtgtgactcactggaagttgtaaggaagtagtatatcttcattgtatttgaggcgcttcaagaactctagcatgttgtcctctacggccttttcatgatgtggatttattagccatgtgtattcattaacggtgtttgggtcaatgaacccaatgccaaagcgtccaccttttctcatttcatacatcttcatcctgcataataccacagaaaagaatatagtgaggataattacaggtaatgattgatcaaaaggatcactacagctagcttgagacttaaattacagaaagaaatcacttacagacaatagcaactgacgatagatttgtcgagtgcgtcttgattgtataactgaaacagttcagaatactcaacggacagagctttctcatggaagtaatgctcctccttgacattcaccatgagggacaatcgatcggaaatcttggtaatgttcatgtaccattgatgcaattcatacattctcgttgggaggttcttgaccttgtctggctcgaccaaaggttggccccggacatatttccgttttatttcatcctctgtaagcacaggcatgggctcgatctcgaggagttgtccaacagtgatgttgagaacttcagcctgcattatatggtccttggttattaccacattgcccacctcgggaacgtaaactgtttgcccacaataatattgggcgcgcgtactgtcacgtgttgttggcacaacaagcgaggggatcgattgcgccgcctgttctccca is a genomic window containing:
- the LOC123089415 gene encoding uncharacterized protein; its protein translation is MSCMGAVATVLMVLCAAVSSAAAQPRRPLPPNSLVIHPGRFGKRAQTLTCDFHPCVATCPKRCPEECFVVCSSCKTYCLCDFYPGFICGDPRFTGADGNNFYFHGTKDQDFCVVSDADLHINAHFIGKRDPSMSRDFTWIQAVGVRFADHRLYVGAKKTAKWNNDVDRLELAFDGAPIDVAGDIGAQWQSTVVPGLTVTRISMTNNVRVELKGVFDIMTKVVPITKEDSRVHNYGATEDDSLAHLDIGFKFYDLTGDVHGVLGQTYRPDYINKFNVSSSMPVMGGVASFVSSDIFATDCKVARFGRNANISMVTARAN